One genomic window of Terriglobia bacterium includes the following:
- a CDS encoding histidine triad nucleotide-binding protein: MSGCIFCQIVARERPAAVLHEDDRCIAIEDVNPKSPVHVLVIPRKHIPSLTDSAADDEGLLGHLLLVAARVAKDKGIIGSGFRTVINTNAGAGQTIFHLHLHVMGGRLMRWPPG; this comes from the coding sequence TTGTCCGGCTGCATCTTTTGCCAGATCGTCGCGCGTGAAAGGCCGGCGGCTGTGCTCCATGAGGACGACCGTTGCATCGCCATTGAAGATGTCAATCCCAAGTCCCCCGTCCATGTGCTGGTCATTCCACGCAAACACATACCGTCATTAACGGACAGTGCAGCGGATGACGAGGGGCTCCTGGGTCATCTTCTTCTCGTGGCCGCGCGCGTGGCGAAAGACAAAGGCATCATCGGCAGCGGCTTCCGTACCGTCATCAACACCAATGCCGGCGCCGGCCAGACGATCTTTCACCTGCATCTGCACGTGATGGGCGGCAGACTCATGCGCTGGCCTCCGGGCTAG